A stretch of Longimicrobium sp. DNA encodes these proteins:
- a CDS encoding 3-isopropylmalate dehydrogenase codes for MARIAVIPGDGVGKEVTREAVKVLGALEELGGPRLELVEWPHGADRYLETGQTITDAEFADLEANYGAVLLGALGDPRVPGNEHARQILLGMRFRLDLFINFRPVRLFHERLTPLKGKTERDVDFVIFRENTEGVYVGMGGVFKQGTPDEVAVQEDVNTRKGVERIVRAAFGHAREHGLERVTMSDKANAMEHAGGLWRRVFKEVAAEHPEIEAEALYVDMLAMDLVRRPKRYRVIVTGNLFGDILSDLGAALVGGLGLTASGNIHPGRVSMFEPVHGSAPDIAGKDRANPLAAILTAGLMLRHLGHAAEAGRVETAVRAAILAGETTADLGGSLGTRAAGDAVVRHLRSGAGS; via the coding sequence ATGGCGCGGATCGCGGTGATTCCCGGCGACGGAGTGGGCAAGGAGGTGACGCGCGAGGCGGTGAAGGTGCTCGGTGCGCTGGAGGAGCTGGGGGGCCCGCGCCTGGAGCTGGTGGAGTGGCCGCACGGCGCCGACCGCTACCTGGAGACCGGCCAGACCATCACCGACGCCGAGTTCGCCGACCTGGAGGCCAACTACGGGGCCGTGCTGCTGGGCGCGCTGGGCGACCCGCGCGTCCCCGGCAACGAGCACGCGCGCCAGATCCTGCTGGGGATGCGCTTCCGGCTGGACCTGTTCATCAACTTCCGCCCGGTGCGCCTCTTCCACGAGCGCCTGACCCCGCTCAAGGGGAAGACGGAGCGCGACGTGGACTTCGTGATCTTCCGCGAGAACACCGAGGGCGTGTACGTGGGGATGGGCGGCGTCTTCAAGCAGGGCACCCCCGACGAGGTGGCCGTGCAGGAAGACGTGAACACCCGCAAGGGGGTGGAGCGCATCGTCCGCGCGGCGTTCGGCCACGCGCGCGAGCACGGCCTGGAGCGGGTGACCATGTCCGACAAGGCGAACGCCATGGAGCACGCCGGCGGGCTCTGGCGGCGCGTCTTCAAGGAGGTGGCCGCCGAGCACCCGGAGATCGAGGCCGAGGCGCTCTACGTGGACATGCTGGCGATGGACCTGGTGCGCCGCCCGAAGCGCTACCGGGTGATCGTCACCGGCAACCTGTTCGGCGACATCCTCTCGGACCTGGGGGCGGCGCTGGTGGGAGGGCTGGGGCTCACGGCCTCGGGGAACATCCACCCGGGGCGCGTCTCCATGTTCGAGCCCGTGCACGGCTCGGCCCCCGACATCGCGGGGAAGGACCGGGCCAACCCCCTGGCCGCCATCCTCACCGCCGGGCTGATGCTGCGCCACCTCGGCCACGCCGCCGAGGCCGGTCGGGTGGAGACGGCCGTGCGCGCCGCCATCCTTGCGGGCGAGACCACCGCCGACCTGGGCGGCTCGCTCGGCACCCGGGCGGCCGGCGACGCGGTGGTGCGGCACCTCCGCTCGGGCGCAGGCTCCTGA
- a CDS encoding DUF2382 domain-containing protein, producing MPNENLDQVVPLKQLDDFKVAEGEPDVRGWDVVSADGRKIGEVEELLVDTGAMKVRYLDVDLDNSLIAGDPDRHVLVPIGYARLERERDCVVVDNLNASDLASLPAYDHRPLTRDFETSVRDSFGRGTTAAGAAGAAGGAADDFYGHQSFDDSGFYGARRGAEGEQRLTLSEEELELQKRRVQAGEVGVHKRVETEHVRESVPTMREEVTVERRPVTDPLRADTQITEDEIRIPLREEEVVVEKRVVPKEELVVRKQQVVEHQTVEADLARERADVVREGGATVRDDLHAADLDQGAGGLGNSDPTLRRDPGEPGGLGNQDPNPRNL from the coding sequence ATGCCCAACGAGAACCTGGACCAGGTGGTGCCCCTCAAGCAGCTCGACGACTTCAAGGTGGCCGAGGGCGAGCCCGACGTGCGCGGCTGGGACGTGGTGTCGGCCGACGGGCGGAAGATCGGCGAGGTGGAGGAGCTGCTGGTCGACACGGGCGCCATGAAGGTGCGCTACCTGGACGTGGACCTCGACAACTCGCTGATCGCCGGCGACCCCGACCGGCACGTGCTGGTGCCGATCGGCTACGCGCGGCTGGAGCGCGAGCGCGACTGCGTGGTGGTCGACAACCTGAACGCGTCGGACCTGGCCAGCCTCCCGGCGTACGACCACCGGCCCCTCACGCGCGACTTCGAGACCTCGGTGCGCGACAGCTTCGGCCGCGGGACCACGGCCGCGGGGGCGGCGGGGGCCGCGGGCGGCGCCGCGGACGACTTCTACGGCCACCAGTCGTTCGACGACAGCGGGTTCTACGGCGCGCGGCGGGGCGCGGAGGGCGAGCAGCGCCTGACGCTCTCGGAGGAGGAGCTGGAGCTGCAGAAGCGGCGCGTGCAGGCCGGCGAGGTGGGGGTGCACAAGCGGGTGGAGACCGAGCACGTGCGCGAGTCGGTGCCCACCATGCGCGAGGAGGTGACGGTGGAGCGCCGCCCGGTGACCGACCCGCTGCGCGCCGACACGCAGATCACCGAGGACGAGATCCGCATCCCGCTGCGCGAGGAGGAGGTGGTGGTGGAGAAGCGGGTGGTGCCGAAGGAGGAGCTGGTGGTGCGCAAGCAGCAGGTGGTGGAGCACCAGACGGTGGAGGCCGACCTGGCCCGCGAGCGCGCCGACGTGGTGCGCGAGGGCGGGGCCACGGTGCGCGACGACCTGCACGCGGCGGACCTGGACCAGGGCGCCGGCGGGCTGGGGAACTCCGACCCCACCCTGCGCCGCGACCCCGGCGAGCCGGGCGGGCTGGGGAACCAGGACCCGAACCCGCGCAACCTCTGA
- a CDS encoding helix-turn-helix domain-containing protein, translated as MMATGKGKPREGSAFGDALIGALEEAVAFERGELPGVRVDRVEITARDVRVEPPPAYPPARIRALRRNLSLSQQVFAEVLNASPSAVRAWEQGQREPDGPSRRLLEMAERHPEALTDNLYGRRIEELRRQGWPRIAAERPLKPYGTE; from the coding sequence ATGATGGCCACCGGGAAGGGAAAGCCGCGCGAGGGGAGCGCGTTCGGCGACGCGCTGATCGGGGCGCTGGAGGAGGCGGTCGCCTTCGAGCGGGGCGAACTGCCGGGGGTGCGCGTCGACCGCGTGGAGATCACCGCGCGCGACGTGCGGGTGGAGCCGCCGCCGGCGTATCCGCCGGCGCGGATCCGCGCGCTGCGCAGGAACCTCTCGCTCTCGCAGCAGGTGTTCGCCGAGGTGCTGAACGCCAGCCCCAGCGCGGTGCGCGCCTGGGAGCAGGGCCAGCGCGAGCCCGACGGCCCCTCGCGCCGGCTGCTGGAGATGGCGGAGCGGCACCCGGAGGCGCTGACGGACAACCTCTACGGCCGGCGCATCGAGGAGCTCCGCAGGCAGGGATGGCCGCGCATCGCCGCCGAGCGGCCGCTGAAGCCCTACGGCACGGAATGA
- a CDS encoding type II toxin-antitoxin system RelE/ParE family toxin: MEKRQLKPLVWVGSSKRDFAAFPDPVQDEFGYALFLAQVGRKYEGAKPLKGFSGAGVLEIMGDFDGDTYRTVYTVRFDSAVYVLHAFQKKSKRGIETPRHEMELVTERLQWARRMHQEITRNQEQR, encoded by the coding sequence ATGGAGAAGCGCCAGCTGAAGCCACTGGTGTGGGTCGGATCGTCAAAGCGAGACTTCGCAGCATTCCCCGACCCGGTTCAGGACGAGTTCGGGTATGCGCTGTTTCTCGCACAGGTGGGGCGGAAGTACGAAGGGGCGAAGCCGCTGAAGGGATTCAGTGGAGCTGGCGTGCTCGAGATAATGGGTGATTTCGACGGTGACACGTACCGGACCGTCTACACGGTGCGCTTCGACAGCGCTGTCTACGTGTTGCATGCTTTTCAGAAGAAGTCGAAACGCGGGATCGAGACGCCCAGGCACGAGATGGAATTGGTTACGGAGCGCCTTCAGTGGGCGCGCCGGATGCACCAGGAGATCACACGGAATCAGGAGCAGAGATGA
- the uvsE gene encoding UV DNA damage repair endonuclease UvsE, which produces MPARTWPRRLGFAVKVVGREGLKSNDARRWQSGPHLRVSMEYLRAILDYLDEVDVRMYRLSSDFVPYCTHPDLPQFHRQVAECRDGLAGLGRTARERGIRLSLHPSQYVLLSALDPAINAKGIADVNAQAELLDALEQGPEAVVVLHLGGAYGDKEAACARFRDNFPRLSEAGRRRLVIENDETLYTVQDCLRVHEAVGVPVVFDHQHHLLNPGTLAIGEAVRAALATWPAGVTPKVHFSSPRLDSRTVVRAKKEVAVPPLLSQHADYVHPWEFAAFLREAGPAPFDVMLEAKRKDQALLKLRADLDRHRLWGSSPAA; this is translated from the coding sequence ATGCCGGCACGCACGTGGCCGCGGCGGCTGGGGTTCGCGGTGAAGGTGGTGGGACGGGAGGGACTCAAGAGCAACGACGCGCGGCGCTGGCAGTCGGGCCCGCACCTGCGCGTGTCGATGGAGTACCTGCGCGCCATCCTCGACTACCTGGACGAGGTCGACGTGCGGATGTACCGCCTCTCCTCCGACTTCGTCCCGTACTGCACCCACCCCGACCTGCCGCAGTTCCACCGCCAGGTGGCCGAGTGCCGCGACGGCCTGGCCGGGCTGGGCCGCACCGCCCGCGAGCGCGGCATCCGCCTGTCGCTGCACCCCTCGCAGTACGTGCTGCTGAGCGCGCTCGACCCCGCCATCAACGCGAAGGGCATCGCCGACGTGAACGCGCAGGCCGAGCTGCTCGACGCGCTGGAGCAGGGGCCCGAGGCGGTGGTGGTCCTCCACCTGGGCGGCGCCTACGGCGACAAGGAGGCGGCGTGCGCGCGCTTCCGCGACAACTTCCCCCGCCTTTCCGAGGCCGGCCGCCGCCGCCTGGTGATCGAGAACGACGAGACGCTCTACACGGTCCAGGACTGCCTGCGCGTGCACGAGGCCGTGGGCGTCCCCGTCGTCTTCGACCACCAGCACCACCTGCTCAACCCCGGCACCCTCGCGATCGGCGAGGCCGTCCGGGCGGCGCTCGCCACCTGGCCCGCGGGGGTGACGCCCAAGGTGCACTTCTCGTCGCCGAGGCTCGACTCGCGCACCGTGGTCCGCGCGAAGAAGGAGGTCGCCGTCCCGCCGCTCCTCTCGCAGCACGCCGACTACGTGCACCCGTGGGAGTTCGCCGCCTTCCTGCGCGAGGCGGGCCCCGCCCCCTTCGACGTGATGCTGGAGGCCAAGCGGAAGGACCAGGCCCTGCTCAAGCTCCGCGCCGACCTCGACCGCCACCGCCTCTGGGGTTCTTCTCCCGCCGCATAA
- the tkt gene encoding transketolase — translation MSDGATGQTDLDLLCINTIRTLSMDAVQQANAGHPGTPMALAPLGYVLWTRHLRHNPHDPHWFGRDRFVLSAGHASMLLYSLLYLTGYDLSLDDLKNFRQWESKTPGHPEYGLTPGVETTTGPLGQGFANGVGMAIAERHLATVFNRPGHPVVDHFVYAICSDGDLMEGVASEAASLAGHLKLGKLVYFWDDNRITIEGSTDLAFTEDVAKRFEAYGWHTLRVDGNDLEGIDDAIRAAQADERPSLVVVRTTIGYGSPNRAGSEKAHGEPLGEEEVKLTKQNLGWPTTDAFFVPDEVLAHMRGAVDRGRGLQEEWERRFDAYAGEHAELARGLYAALEHRLPEGWDAELPSWTKDDKPLATRAASGKALNAIAKRVPWLIGGSADLAGSNNTLIEGGGDFEAASYAGRNLHFGVREHAMGSLMNGMALHGGVRPYGGTFLIFSDYMRPPIRLAALMEQPAIYVFTHDSVGLGEDGPTHQPIEQLPALRAIPGLVDLRPADANETVEAWRFAMEYTEGPVFFALTRQALPHLDREALGAASGLRRGAYVLADAEGGEPEVILIASGSEVSLALEARERLKEENVAARVVSMPSWTLFCRQPREYRDEVLPPEVRARVAVEAASTMGWREWVGADGAVVGITHFGASAPAKRIFQELGFTPENVAAKALHVLGRGEEGLELEAGLAAAGPTRHGADER, via the coding sequence ATGTCCGACGGAGCGACGGGGCAGACAGACCTCGACCTGCTGTGCATCAACACCATCCGCACGCTGTCGATGGACGCGGTGCAGCAGGCCAACGCGGGGCACCCGGGAACGCCCATGGCGCTGGCGCCGCTGGGCTACGTGCTCTGGACGCGGCACCTGCGCCACAACCCGCACGACCCGCACTGGTTCGGCCGCGACCGCTTCGTCCTGTCGGCGGGGCACGCGTCGATGCTCCTCTACTCGCTGCTCTACCTCACCGGCTACGACCTGTCGCTGGACGACCTGAAGAACTTCCGCCAGTGGGAGAGCAAGACGCCGGGGCACCCGGAGTACGGCCTGACGCCGGGGGTGGAGACCACGACGGGCCCGCTGGGGCAGGGCTTCGCCAACGGGGTGGGGATGGCGATCGCGGAGCGGCACCTGGCCACGGTGTTCAACCGGCCCGGGCACCCGGTGGTGGACCACTTCGTCTACGCGATCTGCTCGGACGGCGACCTGATGGAGGGGGTGGCGAGCGAGGCGGCGTCGCTGGCCGGGCACCTGAAGCTGGGGAAGCTCGTCTACTTCTGGGACGACAACCGCATCACCATCGAGGGCTCGACGGACCTGGCGTTCACCGAGGACGTGGCGAAGCGCTTCGAGGCGTACGGCTGGCACACGCTGCGGGTGGACGGCAACGACCTGGAGGGGATCGACGACGCGATCCGCGCGGCGCAGGCGGACGAGCGCCCCTCGCTCGTGGTCGTCCGCACCACCATCGGCTACGGCTCGCCGAACCGCGCGGGGAGCGAGAAGGCGCACGGCGAGCCGCTGGGCGAGGAGGAGGTGAAGCTCACCAAGCAGAACCTGGGCTGGCCGACGACCGACGCCTTCTTCGTCCCCGACGAGGTGCTGGCGCACATGCGCGGGGCCGTCGACCGGGGACGGGGGCTGCAGGAGGAGTGGGAGCGGCGCTTCGACGCCTACGCGGGCGAGCACGCGGAGCTGGCGCGCGGCCTGTACGCGGCGCTGGAGCACCGGCTGCCGGAGGGGTGGGACGCGGAGCTCCCCTCGTGGACCAAGGACGACAAGCCGCTGGCCACGCGCGCGGCGTCGGGGAAGGCGCTGAACGCGATCGCCAAGCGGGTGCCCTGGCTGATCGGCGGCTCGGCGGACCTGGCGGGGTCGAACAACACGCTGATCGAGGGCGGCGGCGACTTCGAGGCGGCGAGCTACGCGGGGCGCAACCTGCACTTCGGGGTGCGCGAGCACGCGATGGGGAGCCTGATGAACGGGATGGCGCTGCACGGCGGCGTGCGGCCGTACGGGGGCACCTTCCTGATCTTCTCGGACTACATGCGCCCGCCGATCCGGCTGGCGGCGTTGATGGAGCAGCCGGCGATCTACGTCTTCACCCACGACTCGGTGGGGCTGGGGGAAGACGGCCCCACGCACCAGCCGATCGAGCAGCTCCCGGCGCTCCGAGCGATCCCCGGGCTGGTCGACCTGCGACCGGCGGACGCGAACGAGACGGTGGAGGCGTGGCGCTTCGCGATGGAATACACGGAGGGGCCGGTCTTCTTCGCCCTCACCCGGCAGGCGCTGCCGCACCTGGACCGCGAGGCGCTGGGCGCCGCGTCGGGCCTGCGCCGGGGCGCGTACGTGCTGGCGGACGCGGAGGGGGGCGAGCCGGAGGTGATCCTGATCGCGAGCGGCTCGGAGGTGTCGCTGGCGCTGGAGGCGCGCGAGCGGCTGAAGGAGGAGAACGTGGCGGCGCGGGTGGTGAGCATGCCGAGCTGGACGCTCTTCTGCCGCCAGCCGAGGGAGTACCGCGACGAGGTGCTCCCGCCCGAGGTGCGCGCCCGGGTGGCGGTGGAGGCGGCGTCGACGATGGGGTGGCGCGAGTGGGTGGGGGCCGACGGGGCGGTGGTGGGGATCACGCACTTCGGCGCCTCGGCGCCGGCCAAGCGCATCTTCCAGGAGCTGGGCTTCACCCCCGAGAACGTGGCGGCCAAGGCGCTCCACGTGCTGGGCCGGGGCGAGGAGGGGCTGGAGCTGGAGGCCGGGCTGGCGGCCGCGGGGCCGACGCGGCACGGGGCGGATGAAAGATAG
- a CDS encoding FAD-dependent oxidoreductase — protein sequence MASTRERWLEVGEGRPTDNVPVWEDGAALGLPRLEGEVEADACVVGLGGSGLACVGELLRLGQRVVGLDAGPVAGGAAGRNGGFLLAGSYHFYHDAVRAYGRGRALAVYRLTLAEMDRIAAETPDAVRRVGSLRIAASGEEERDCAEQLRAMRADALPAEWYDGPEGRGLLIPTDAAFDPLRRCRSLARRAAEGGARLFEHSPAVELSGSGVRTPAGRVRAPRVIVAVDGGLARLFPSLAGRVRTARLQMLATAPLGEIRFPRPVYLRYGYEWWQQLPDGRIALGGFRDRGGEGEWTDEAEPDGFVQEMIETFLRDRLGVDAPVTHRWAASVGYTADGLPVFEEMAPGLWAVGAYSGTGNVIGAVCGRAAAQLAVRGESELAGSFLQK from the coding sequence GTGGCAAGCACGCGGGAGCGGTGGCTGGAGGTAGGGGAGGGGCGACCGACGGACAACGTCCCCGTGTGGGAGGACGGTGCCGCGCTCGGTCTTCCGCGGCTGGAGGGCGAGGTGGAGGCGGACGCGTGCGTCGTCGGGCTCGGCGGCTCGGGGCTGGCGTGCGTGGGCGAGCTGCTGCGGCTGGGGCAGCGCGTCGTCGGGCTCGACGCGGGGCCGGTGGCGGGCGGCGCGGCGGGGCGCAACGGCGGGTTCCTGCTGGCGGGGAGCTACCACTTCTACCACGACGCGGTGCGGGCGTACGGCCGCGGGCGGGCGCTGGCCGTCTACCGCCTGACGCTGGCGGAGATGGACCGCATCGCCGCGGAGACGCCGGACGCGGTGCGGCGCGTGGGCTCGCTCCGGATCGCCGCGTCGGGCGAGGAGGAGCGCGACTGCGCCGAGCAGCTCCGGGCGATGCGCGCGGACGCCCTGCCGGCCGAGTGGTACGACGGGCCGGAGGGGCGCGGGCTGCTGATCCCCACCGACGCGGCGTTCGACCCGCTGCGCCGCTGCCGGTCGCTGGCCCGGCGCGCGGCGGAGGGCGGCGCGCGGCTCTTCGAGCACTCGCCCGCCGTGGAGCTCTCCGGGTCGGGGGTGCGCACACCCGCGGGGCGGGTGCGGGCCCCGCGCGTGATCGTGGCGGTGGACGGCGGGCTGGCGCGGCTCTTCCCGTCGCTGGCGGGGCGGGTGCGCACGGCGCGTCTGCAGATGCTGGCGACGGCGCCGCTCGGGGAGATCCGCTTCCCGCGCCCCGTCTACCTGCGCTACGGCTACGAGTGGTGGCAGCAGCTCCCGGACGGCCGTATCGCCCTAGGCGGGTTCCGCGACCGGGGCGGCGAGGGGGAGTGGACGGATGAGGCGGAGCCGGACGGCTTCGTGCAGGAGATGATCGAGACCTTCCTGCGCGACCGGCTAGGCGTCGACGCGCCGGTCACCCACCGCTGGGCGGCGTCGGTGGGGTACACGGCGGACGGGCTGCCGGTGTTCGAGGAGATGGCGCCGGGGCTCTGGGCCGTGGGCGCGTACAGCGGCACGGGGAACGTGATCGGCGCCGTGTGCGGGCGGGCGGCCGCGCAGCTCGCCGTCCGCGGCGAGTCGGAGCTGGCGGGGTCGTTCCTGCAAAAGTGA
- a CDS encoding NADPH-dependent F420 reductase gives MKIGILGTGVVGRSLGLGFARRGDEVMIGSRTPESDAVREWLAQAGPAARAGTFAEAAEFGELAVLATLWAGTENALRLAGPDHLAGKVVVDVTNPLDFSGGAPRLAVGHSDSGGEQVQRWLPGARVVKAFNIITAGEMVDPDFPGGPPTMFVCGGDEGAKRTVAGICEAFGWEVVDVGGIDGSRLLEPLAMLWITHGVRSGSWSHAFKLLRK, from the coding sequence ATGAAGATCGGCATCCTCGGCACCGGCGTGGTGGGGCGCTCGCTCGGGCTCGGCTTCGCGCGGCGCGGCGACGAGGTCATGATCGGCTCGCGCACGCCGGAGAGCGACGCGGTGCGCGAGTGGCTGGCGCAGGCCGGGCCGGCCGCGCGCGCGGGGACCTTCGCCGAGGCCGCGGAGTTCGGCGAGCTGGCCGTGCTGGCGACGCTCTGGGCGGGCACCGAGAACGCGCTGCGCCTGGCCGGCCCCGACCACCTGGCGGGGAAGGTGGTGGTCGACGTCACCAACCCGCTCGACTTCTCCGGCGGGGCGCCCCGGCTGGCGGTGGGGCACTCCGACTCGGGCGGCGAGCAGGTGCAGCGCTGGCTCCCGGGCGCGCGGGTGGTGAAGGCGTTCAACATCATCACCGCGGGCGAGATGGTGGACCCCGACTTCCCCGGCGGCCCGCCCACGATGTTCGTCTGCGGCGGCGACGAGGGGGCGAAGCGGACCGTCGCCGGGATCTGCGAGGCCTTCGGCTGGGAGGTGGTGGACGTGGGCGGGATCGACGGCTCGCGCCTGCTGGAGCCGCTGGCGATGCTCTGGATCACCCACGGCGTCCGCTCCGGCTCGTGGAGCCACGCCTTCAAGCTGCTGCGCAAGTAG
- the tal gene encoding transaldolase, producing MTDSSRLHELHAQGQSVWLDYIRRGIIDSGELQEMIRDYDLRGVTSNPSIFEQAIGESDDYDDAMEFLAGDGADANEAFEAVAIEDIQRACDIFRPVYDATDGGDGFVSIEVSPLLAEHTDQTISEARRLWAAVGRPNVFVKVPGNDEGIPAIEQLLAEGINVNITLLFSLSGYDQVMEAYLRAMERRAEAGEPLDRVASVASFFVSRVDTAVDAELDKIIEKGGENAERARGLKGRAAVANAKLAYERFGQVFAGERWERLRAKGAKVQRPLWASTSTKNPEYRDVIYVEELIGPDTVNTMPLATIEAFADHGEVARTVDRDLDRARADLAALRELGIDLDQVTERLQVEGVEKFAKSFRQMLKVVDEKLTRVAQA from the coding sequence ATGACCGACAGCAGCCGCCTGCACGAGCTCCACGCACAGGGGCAGAGCGTGTGGCTCGACTACATCCGCCGCGGGATCATCGACAGCGGCGAGCTGCAGGAGATGATCCGCGACTACGACCTGAGAGGCGTCACCAGCAACCCGTCGATCTTCGAGCAGGCCATCGGCGAGAGCGACGACTACGACGACGCCATGGAGTTCCTGGCCGGCGACGGCGCCGACGCCAACGAGGCGTTCGAGGCGGTCGCCATCGAGGACATCCAGCGCGCCTGCGACATCTTCCGCCCGGTCTACGACGCCACCGACGGCGGCGACGGCTTCGTGTCGATCGAGGTCTCCCCCCTGCTGGCGGAGCACACCGACCAGACCATCAGCGAGGCGCGGCGGCTGTGGGCGGCGGTGGGGCGCCCCAACGTGTTCGTGAAGGTGCCCGGCAACGACGAGGGGATCCCCGCCATCGAGCAGCTCCTCGCGGAGGGGATCAACGTCAACATCACCCTCCTCTTCTCGCTCTCCGGCTACGATCAGGTGATGGAGGCGTACCTGCGCGCCATGGAGCGCCGCGCCGAAGCCGGCGAGCCGCTGGACCGCGTGGCGTCGGTGGCCTCGTTCTTCGTCTCGCGCGTGGACACGGCGGTGGACGCGGAGCTGGACAAGATCATCGAAAAGGGCGGCGAGAACGCGGAGCGGGCGCGCGGGCTGAAAGGGCGCGCGGCGGTGGCGAACGCCAAGCTGGCGTACGAGCGCTTCGGGCAGGTGTTCGCGGGCGAGCGCTGGGAGCGGCTGCGGGCGAAGGGCGCGAAGGTGCAGCGGCCGCTCTGGGCCAGCACCTCCACCAAGAACCCCGAGTACCGCGACGTGATCTACGTGGAGGAGCTGATCGGCCCCGACACCGTGAACACCATGCCGCTGGCCACCATCGAGGCGTTCGCCGACCACGGCGAGGTGGCCCGCACGGTGGACCGCGACCTGGACCGCGCCCGCGCCGACCTGGCCGCGCTCAGGGAGCTGGGGATCGACCTGGACCAGGTGACGGAGCGCCTGCAGGTGGAAGGGGTGGAGAAGTTCGCCAAGAGCTTCCGCCAGATGCTCAAGGTGGTCGACGAGAAGCTCACCCGCGTGGCCCAGGCCTGA
- a CDS encoding gluconokinase — MPLSAASRAPWVLALDAGSSSVRAGLYDRAARPLEPAPLARVPVAWHTSAAGAMETDPEALLAACCGVIDRAVEAARAAEIEVAAVSLATFWHGVTGVGADGAPLTPLFGWGDTRAREDAQALRERVHADAAHRRTGCFLHESYPAAKLLWLRRTRGDTFPRVAAWLSIGELLGERLFGVRRSSLSIASGTGLFDLRALHWDAEMLDVVGVGADRLPEVAEEPFRGLLPEFARRWPELADVPWLPALGDGACATLGSGAVGPGRIALTVGTSAAVRVLREGEPVVPDDLWCYRLDARRTVAGRALSNAGNVLDWLRRTFRLPPPGELEAALAATVPGAHGLEVVPALVGERPPLSDLAETASMAGMTLDTAPAEIARAWMEAVAARIAEAVRAVERAFGPAAEVVASGGALHASPAFARIVGEAVGRPLRLRPEGEETARGAALVALERIGAIDDAVVFAGGPGGSGESGSGGSGRAGE; from the coding sequence ATGCCTCTTTCCGCAGCCTCCCGCGCGCCGTGGGTCCTGGCGCTCGACGCGGGCTCGTCGTCCGTGCGGGCCGGGCTCTACGACCGTGCCGCGAGGCCGCTGGAGCCCGCGCCGCTCGCCCGCGTCCCCGTCGCCTGGCACACGTCGGCGGCGGGGGCGATGGAGACGGACCCGGAGGCGCTGCTCGCGGCGTGCTGCGGCGTCATCGACCGGGCGGTGGAGGCGGCGCGCGCGGCGGAGATCGAGGTCGCTGCCGTCTCCCTGGCGACGTTCTGGCACGGGGTGACGGGGGTCGGCGCGGACGGGGCGCCGCTCACGCCGCTCTTCGGGTGGGGGGACACGCGGGCGCGGGAGGACGCCCAGGCGCTGCGGGAGCGGGTCCACGCGGACGCGGCGCACCGGCGCACCGGGTGCTTTTTGCACGAGAGCTACCCGGCCGCGAAGCTGCTCTGGCTCCGCCGCACGCGCGGCGATACCTTCCCGCGCGTGGCCGCCTGGCTCTCCATCGGGGAGCTCCTGGGGGAGCGACTGTTCGGGGTGCGGCGCTCCTCTCTCTCCATCGCCTCCGGGACGGGCCTCTTCGACCTGCGCGCGCTCCACTGGGACGCGGAGATGCTGGACGTGGTCGGGGTCGGCGCCGACCGGCTGCCGGAGGTGGCGGAGGAGCCGTTCCGGGGTCTCCTTCCGGAGTTCGCGCGGCGCTGGCCGGAGCTGGCGGACGTGCCCTGGCTCCCGGCGCTGGGCGACGGCGCCTGCGCCACGCTGGGGAGCGGCGCGGTGGGCCCGGGGCGGATCGCGCTGACGGTGGGGACGTCCGCCGCGGTGCGGGTGCTGCGCGAGGGCGAGCCAGTGGTGCCGGACGACCTCTGGTGCTACCGGCTGGACGCGCGGCGCACGGTGGCGGGGCGGGCGCTCTCGAACGCGGGAAACGTGCTGGACTGGCTGCGCCGCACCTTCCGCCTGCCGCCGCCGGGGGAGCTGGAGGCGGCGCTGGCGGCGACGGTGCCGGGCGCGCACGGCCTGGAGGTGGTCCCCGCGCTGGTGGGCGAGCGGCCGCCGCTGTCGGATCTCGCCGAGACGGCGTCGATGGCGGGGATGACGCTCGACACCGCGCCGGCGGAGATCGCGCGGGCGTGGATGGAGGCGGTGGCGGCGCGGATCGCGGAGGCGGTGCGGGCGGTGGAGCGCGCCTTCGGGCCCGCGGCGGAGGTGGTGGCGAGCGGGGGCGCGCTGCACGCCTCGCCGGCGTTCGCGCGGATCGTGGGCGAAGCCGTGGGGCGGCCGCTGCGGCTCAGGCCCGAGGGGGAGGAGACGGCGCGCGGCGCGGCGCTGGTGGCGCTGGAGCGGATCGGGGCGATCGACGACGCGGTGGTATTCGCCGGTGGGCCGGGTGGATCGGGTGAGTCGGGCTCTGGTGGGTCGGGCCGGGCGGGCGAATAA
- a CDS encoding type II toxin-antitoxin system RelE/ParE family toxin: MPATLTRYLEFVRLPSFERGAEGLLTEEDVRALEQTLIQNPRAGAVLRDGGGVRKVRAALEGRGTSGSVRVVYLYVEVREKVYLLLVFAKNQQANLSPEQLKRVRQLVETLKAEGR, translated from the coding sequence ATGCCGGCGACGCTGACGAGGTACCTGGAGTTCGTACGGCTTCCCTCGTTCGAGCGCGGCGCGGAAGGTCTCCTCACTGAGGAGGACGTCCGTGCGCTCGAGCAGACGCTGATCCAGAATCCGCGCGCTGGCGCGGTGCTCCGTGATGGCGGAGGCGTGCGCAAGGTGCGCGCGGCCCTCGAGGGGCGCGGCACGAGCGGGAGCGTCCGGGTCGTCTACCTGTACGTGGAGGTCCGCGAGAAGGTCTACCTGCTGCTGGTGTTCGCCAAGAACCAGCAGGCGAACCTCTCGCCCGAGCAGTTGAAGCGCGTGCGGCAGCTGGTCGAAACACTCAAGGCGGAGGGGCGATGA